From Diospyros lotus cultivar Yz01 chromosome 4, ASM1463336v1, whole genome shotgun sequence, a single genomic window includes:
- the LOC127799202 gene encoding probable LRR receptor-like serine/threonine-protein kinase At5g10290 isoform X2 codes for MSFPIELIFAVLACLCSFVSPDAQGDALFAMKNDLNASADQLADWNPNQVNPCTWPKIICDNGNNVISVSLSSMGFSGTLSPKVGVLKTLQTLSLQGNRITGQIPKEFGNLTSLTMLDLENNHLTGEIPPSLGNLKKLQFLILNQNNLTGTIPDSLSHLPNLINLQLASNSLSGQIPEHLFQVSKYNFSGNQLNCGMMSHPCASDSGGSSRKPKVGIIVGIVGGLLGLLLLGGLLLLLWKGRHKGYRSEVFVDVPGEVDRRIAFGQLKRFSWRELQLATDGFSEKNVLGQGGFGKVYKGVLADNTKVAVKRLTDYESPGGDAAFQREVEMISVAVHRNLLRLIGFCTTPTERLLVYPFMQNLSVAYCLRELKPGDPVLDWPTRKRVALGTARGLEYLHEHCNPKIIHRDVKAANVLLDEDFEAVVGDFGLAKLVDVRKTNVTTQVRGTMGHIAPEYLSTGKSSERTDVFGYGIMLLELVTGQRAIDFSRLEEEDDVLLLDHVKKLQREKRLDAIVDCNLNNNYDILEIEMMIQVALLCTQASPEDRPPMSVVVRMLEGEGLAERWREWEHVEVSRREEYERLQRRFDFGEDSFYNQDAIELSGGR; via the exons ATGTCTTTCCCAATAGAGTTGATTTTTGCAGTATTAGCATGCCTGTGTTCTTTTGTGTCGCCTGATGCACAAG GGGATGCCCTCTTTGCAATGAAGAATGACCTGAATGCTTCAGCTGATCAGCTCGCTGATTGGAATCCAAATCAAGTTAATCCTTGCACTTGGCCCAAAATTATCTGCGACAATGGCAACAATGTAATTTCTGT ATCATTGTCATCCATGGGATTTTCTGGGACTTTGTCCCCTAAAGTAGGAGTTCTGAAGACCCTTCAAACACT TTCACTGCAAGGAAATCGCATAACTGGCCAAATACCTAAAGAGTTTGGCAATTTGACAAGCTTGACTATGTTGGATCTGGAAAATAACCATTTAACTGGTGAAATACCACCTTCTCTTGGGAATCTCAAGAAGCTTCAGTTCTT GATTTTGAATCAAAACAATCTGACAGGGACAATCCCAGACTCACTCTCACATCTTCCGAACTTGATAAATCT TCAGCTTGCTTCAAATAGTCTTAGTGGTCAAATACCCGAGCATTTATTccaagtttcaaaatataa CTTTTCAGGAAACCAATTAAATTGTGGCATGATGTCCCACCCTTGTGCATCTGATAGTGGTG GTTCTTCACGTAAACCAAAGGTTGGAATTATAGTTGGAATTGTTGGTGGGCTTCTcggccttcttcttcttggtggCTTGCTGTTACTTCTGTGGAAGGGCAGGCATAAAGGATACAGAAGTGAAGTTTTTGTGGATGTTCCAG GTGAGGTTGATAGAAGAATTGCATTTGGCCAATTGAAAAGATTTTCTTGGAGAGAGTTACAGCTAGCTACAGATGGCTTTAGTGAGAAAAATGTCCTTGGACAGGGGGGTTTTGGGAAGGTTTACAAAGGAGTGCTTGCAGATAATACAAAAGTTGCTGTCAAGCGGTTGACTGACTATGAGAGCCCTGGTGGAGATGCAGCCTTCCAGCGTGAAGTTGAGATGATAAGTGTAGCTGTTCACAGGAATCTATTACGGTTGATCGGGTTCTGCACAACACCAACAGAACGCCTTTTGGTGTATCCCTTCATGCAGAACCTAAGTGTTGCTTATTGTTTACGAG AGCTTAAACCTGGGGATCCTGTTTTAGATTGGCCTACAAGAAAACGAGTGGCATTAGGCACAGCTCGTGGGCTGGAGTACCTTCATGAACACTGTAATCCTAAAATTATTCATCGGGATGTTAAGGCTGCTAATGTTTTACTGGATGAAGATTTTGAAGCAGTTGTTGGTGACTTTGGCCTGGCAAAGTTAGTGGATGTGAGAAAGACAAATGTGACAACTCAAGTTCGTGGGACGATGGGTCACATAGCTCCTGAATACTTGTCGACTGGAAAGTCCTCCGAGCGGACTGATGTTTTTGGTTATGGGATAATGCTGCTAGAGCTTGTGACAGGTCAGAGGGCGATTGACTTCTCACgactggaagaagaagatgatgtgtTATTGCTTGACCAT GTCAAGAAACTTCAAAGGGAGAAAAGACTGGATGCTATCGTAGATTGCAACTTAAATAATAACTACGACATCCTGGAAATAGAGATGATGATTCAGGTTGCGTTACTTTGCACCCAAGCATCACCAGAGGATCGTCCTCCAATGTCGGTTGTGGTTCGGATGCTAGAAGGAGAGGGGCTTGCTGAGAGGTGGAGAGAGTGGGAGCATGTAGAAGTTTCCCGAAGGGAAGAGTACGAGAGACTACAAAGACGATTTGACTTTGGAGAGGATTCGTTTTATAATCAGGATGCCATTGAGTTGTCTGGAGGAAGATGA
- the LOC127799202 gene encoding probable LRR receptor-like serine/threonine-protein kinase At5g10290 isoform X1: MSFPIELIFAVLACLCSFVSPDAQGDALFAMKNDLNASADQLADWNPNQVNPCTWPKIICDNGNNVISVSLSSMGFSGTLSPKVGVLKTLQTLSLQGNRITGQIPKEFGNLTSLTMLDLENNHLTGEIPPSLGNLKKLQFLILNQNNLTGTIPDSLSHLPNLINLQLASNSLSGQIPEHLFQVSKYNFSGNQLNCGMMSHPCASDSGGSSRKPKVGIIVGIVGGLLGLLLLGGLLLLLWKGRHKGYRSEVFVDVPGEVDRRIAFGQLKRFSWRELQLATDGFSEKNVLGQGGFGKVYKGVLADNTKVAVKRLTDYESPGGDAAFQREVEMISVAVHRNLLRLIGFCTTPTERLLVYPFMQNLSVAYCLRGKLKPGDPVLDWPTRKRVALGTARGLEYLHEHCNPKIIHRDVKAANVLLDEDFEAVVGDFGLAKLVDVRKTNVTTQVRGTMGHIAPEYLSTGKSSERTDVFGYGIMLLELVTGQRAIDFSRLEEEDDVLLLDHVKKLQREKRLDAIVDCNLNNNYDILEIEMMIQVALLCTQASPEDRPPMSVVVRMLEGEGLAERWREWEHVEVSRREEYERLQRRFDFGEDSFYNQDAIELSGGR; this comes from the exons ATGTCTTTCCCAATAGAGTTGATTTTTGCAGTATTAGCATGCCTGTGTTCTTTTGTGTCGCCTGATGCACAAG GGGATGCCCTCTTTGCAATGAAGAATGACCTGAATGCTTCAGCTGATCAGCTCGCTGATTGGAATCCAAATCAAGTTAATCCTTGCACTTGGCCCAAAATTATCTGCGACAATGGCAACAATGTAATTTCTGT ATCATTGTCATCCATGGGATTTTCTGGGACTTTGTCCCCTAAAGTAGGAGTTCTGAAGACCCTTCAAACACT TTCACTGCAAGGAAATCGCATAACTGGCCAAATACCTAAAGAGTTTGGCAATTTGACAAGCTTGACTATGTTGGATCTGGAAAATAACCATTTAACTGGTGAAATACCACCTTCTCTTGGGAATCTCAAGAAGCTTCAGTTCTT GATTTTGAATCAAAACAATCTGACAGGGACAATCCCAGACTCACTCTCACATCTTCCGAACTTGATAAATCT TCAGCTTGCTTCAAATAGTCTTAGTGGTCAAATACCCGAGCATTTATTccaagtttcaaaatataa CTTTTCAGGAAACCAATTAAATTGTGGCATGATGTCCCACCCTTGTGCATCTGATAGTGGTG GTTCTTCACGTAAACCAAAGGTTGGAATTATAGTTGGAATTGTTGGTGGGCTTCTcggccttcttcttcttggtggCTTGCTGTTACTTCTGTGGAAGGGCAGGCATAAAGGATACAGAAGTGAAGTTTTTGTGGATGTTCCAG GTGAGGTTGATAGAAGAATTGCATTTGGCCAATTGAAAAGATTTTCTTGGAGAGAGTTACAGCTAGCTACAGATGGCTTTAGTGAGAAAAATGTCCTTGGACAGGGGGGTTTTGGGAAGGTTTACAAAGGAGTGCTTGCAGATAATACAAAAGTTGCTGTCAAGCGGTTGACTGACTATGAGAGCCCTGGTGGAGATGCAGCCTTCCAGCGTGAAGTTGAGATGATAAGTGTAGCTGTTCACAGGAATCTATTACGGTTGATCGGGTTCTGCACAACACCAACAGAACGCCTTTTGGTGTATCCCTTCATGCAGAACCTAAGTGTTGCTTATTGTTTACGAGGTA AGCTTAAACCTGGGGATCCTGTTTTAGATTGGCCTACAAGAAAACGAGTGGCATTAGGCACAGCTCGTGGGCTGGAGTACCTTCATGAACACTGTAATCCTAAAATTATTCATCGGGATGTTAAGGCTGCTAATGTTTTACTGGATGAAGATTTTGAAGCAGTTGTTGGTGACTTTGGCCTGGCAAAGTTAGTGGATGTGAGAAAGACAAATGTGACAACTCAAGTTCGTGGGACGATGGGTCACATAGCTCCTGAATACTTGTCGACTGGAAAGTCCTCCGAGCGGACTGATGTTTTTGGTTATGGGATAATGCTGCTAGAGCTTGTGACAGGTCAGAGGGCGATTGACTTCTCACgactggaagaagaagatgatgtgtTATTGCTTGACCAT GTCAAGAAACTTCAAAGGGAGAAAAGACTGGATGCTATCGTAGATTGCAACTTAAATAATAACTACGACATCCTGGAAATAGAGATGATGATTCAGGTTGCGTTACTTTGCACCCAAGCATCACCAGAGGATCGTCCTCCAATGTCGGTTGTGGTTCGGATGCTAGAAGGAGAGGGGCTTGCTGAGAGGTGGAGAGAGTGGGAGCATGTAGAAGTTTCCCGAAGGGAAGAGTACGAGAGACTACAAAGACGATTTGACTTTGGAGAGGATTCGTTTTATAATCAGGATGCCATTGAGTTGTCTGGAGGAAGATGA